TTCGCAGTGCATCAGCAGGATGTCGGGCAGGCCGATCGGGTCGGGCGGGCAGGTTTTCTCGAGCTTTTTCTCGATGTGCCGCACCGTGTCGTAGCCGAAGTAGCCCGCCAGGCCGCCGCAAAAGCGCGGCAGGCCGGGGCTGAGCGCCACCTTGAAGCGCGCCTGGTGCGCGGCGATGAAGTCCAGCGGGTTGCCCGGCGCCGTTTCAACCACCTGGCCGTCGGTCACCACCTCGGTCTTGGCGTCGGCGCCAAAGCCGCTGGCGCGCAGCACCGTGCGGGCGGGCAGGCCGATGAAACTGTAGCGGCCAAAGCGTTCACCGCCGATGACCGATTCCAGTAAAAAAGTATAGCGCCCACCGCCCGACCCGCCTGCGTTGGCGGCCAATTTGAGGTATAGGCTAAGCGGCGTTTCAAGATCCGCGAAAGCCTCCGCCATCAGCGGTATGCGGTTGTAGCCCTGCGCGGCCAGGCTTTTGAATTCAAGTTCGGTGATCAAAGGGAGAGCCTCCAAGCTCATGGCAGCGTGGCACGCGGGCGGGTGTGCTGGGTGTCAGCGGCGCGGCGGCTGCCATGTGTCTGTCCGGATCGGCACCCGCAGGGCGCCCCAAGTGCGCCCGTTGCGGACGCGGTCACAAGTCAACGTGCAGGCTTACGCCAGGGCCACGCCCCCTGGGTGCCTTGGGCGCCCAGCGGTGAAATGACATTGTGGGAAGAACACATGGCGACTAGTGTAGCAAAGCCATTGCGCCTTGCGCCCCGGTGGCGGGCACGCCACGCAGGCCGCCTGCTCGCGCAAGGGTTCTTGTCCGACACACGTACAGGCACTCGGCGGCTGGCGCCCTGCTGGCACGAAAGGTGCAATGGCTTTCATCACGTGGCCGAGCCGTCCGCTCTGCCTTTCCCGAGTTCTTGCCCCGAGAAACGCATGCACATCCAGATCGGTTACGACATCGTCTTCCAGCTCAACAGCCCCACTACCGTACTGGGCGCGTTGAGCGTGCATCCGTCGCGCGCCGGCGACCTGCTTGCGCCTGAGCAAGTGGTGGTCGAGCCCAACGTGCCCTGGACCAGCTACCGCGACAAGTTTGACAACATCATCACCCGCATCGATCTGCCCGCGGGCGAAACCCAGCTGCGCCTGCGCAATTCGGCCGTGGTGCGCGACAGCGGCGTGCCCGACCCGGTGAACCTGAACGCGCGCCAGCATGCCCTGGATGAGCTGCCTTCAGACATGTTTCGCTTCCTGCTGCCCAGCCGCTACTGCGAGGTGGACAGCGAGCTGCTGCAGTTCGCCTGGAACCAGTTTGGCCAAACGCCCGAAGGCTGGGCCCGCGTGCAGGCGATTTGCGACTACGTGCACGGCCACATCCGCTTCGACTACATGCAGGCGCGCGCCAACCGCACGGCACTGCAGGGCTGGCAGGAAGGCGTGGGTGTGTGCCGCGACTTTGCGCACCTGGCGGTCACGCTGTGCCGCTGCATGAACATCCCTGCCCGCTACGCGACGGGCTACCTGGGCGACATCGGCGTGCCGGCGGTGCCAGTGCCCATGGACTTTTCGGCCTGGTTCGAAGCCTACCTGGGCGGCCAGTGGTGGACGTTTGACGCACGCCACAACGTCCCACGCGTTGGGCGCGTTCTGATGGCCCGCGGCCGTGATGCGGCCGACGTCGCCATCGCCACCGTCTTTGGCTGGCATCGGCTGGACCGCTTCGATGTGGTGACGGAGGAGACCCCGGCGCCCTGAGGCGCAAGAGGCGTTTCCCCGATAGGCGGGGTTGGACGCGGCGTCATAATTTTGGCCACCGCCCCCCAAAATCCCGCCATGCTCCGCTTGCCACGCCTTTGCCCGCCCGCCCGCGCACCTTTTTTTGCGGCGCTGCTGTGCAGCCTGTGGCTGGCCGCAGCCACACCGGCAACCGCGCGCGAGGTGGCCGGAGTCAACTTTGCCGAGAAGGCCACCGTGGCCGGCGTACCCCTGGTGCTCAACGGCGCGGGCGTGCGCCACAAGGCTGTGTTCAAGGTGTACGCCATCGGGCTGTACCTGCCACAGACCACCCACTCGGCCGAGGAAACGCTTTCGACCAAAACGCCACGGCGCATCAGCGTGGTGATGCTGCGCGACATCGATTCGGCCGAACTGGGCCAGTTGTTTACCCGCAGCATGCAGGAAAACATGGACCGCACCAACGCCTCGCGCCTGCTGCCCCGGCATCATGCGCATGAGCCAGGTGTTTTCAGACCACAAACGGCTTAAGGAGGGTGAAGGCTTTCAGGTCGACTGGATCCCGGGCACGGGCGCCGTGCTGACCATCACCGGCCAGTCCGTCGGCGAACCGTTTCGCGAGCCCGAGTTTTTCCAGATGCTGATGCGCATCTGGCTGGGCCCGCACCCAGCCGACTGGCCCCTGAAAGACGCCTTGCTGGGTCTCACCAACACGCCCTGACCCCCGCCTGCGCATTGGGAGGCTGGCCGCTTCAACCGATCAGGCTTGCGGCGCGGCCAGATAAAACCATTCCCCGCCCACCTCCGCCTCCGGGTAGGGAAACAGCACGCAGCCGCTGTAGGGCGCCAACACCTGGGTACCGTCGGCCCGCACGCCGATCAGCTCACCGGCGCGAATCGGGTCAAAACTGCGCCAGTCGCGCGCCAGCCGGTCGTCCGGCGATTCGCGCAGCACCACATCCTTGAGCCCCGTGGCCAGCCCGGTGAACGGCGCGGGCGCGGGAACGTCGGCGAGCCCCAGGTGGCGCAGCGCGCCCTGGATGGCCTGGTAGGCCACCTCAACGGCCTGTGGGTCTTCGTGCTGGCCGCTTTCCAGCGTGACGGCGTAGCCGCCCTGGCTGCGCATGTATTCGTTGGTGCCGATGCCCTCGTCGTCCGGCGGCTCGCCGCGCGCCTGCGACGCACGGTCGTACACCTCCAGCCAGCCTTCGACCACCTGGGGCGCGCCCAGGGCGCGGGCCAGCGCCATTTCTTCGGCGGCGCGGGCAAACGGCTCGCGCGGGCCGCTGTTGTTGCGCGGGCCGACCATGGCAAAGGGCACGCCAGGGGTGTGGAACGAATGCAGGTCGAGCAGCGCATCGTGCGCGGCCAGCAGCGGCGCCAGCTGGCGGGTGATGCGGTCTTCGTAGTCCTGCGGCTGCTCGCGCGGCAGAAAGCGGCGATTCAGGTTGCGTTCGCCCTCGCGCGTGTTCTGCGCAAACGCCAGCGGGTTGGCGATGGGCACCAGCGTGACGCGCCCGCGCAGCAGCACGCGCCGGCCGGTCTGGAAATCATGGATGATGCGGACGATGGCCGTGGCGCCGCTTTGCTCGTTGCCGTGCACGGCGCCCAGCACCACCAGCGCCGGGCCAGGGTTCAGCGACGCCCAGGTGTGCCACTGCAGCACGTCGGGGTGGGCGACGGCGCTGGCCAGCAGGTCTTGCACGGCACCCACTTCAGGCATTGGCTTGGCTTGCATCGCCCGATGCTACCGCCTGCGCAGAGCCCGTGGCCGCGTGGGGCATTGGGGCGGCGGCAGGCAGGCGATCGGCCAGTTGCGCCAGTGAATCGGCCAGGCCGTCGGCGTCGACGGTGCTGACCGCCTGGCCGTGGTTGTAGCCGTAGGTCATCAGCACCACCGGGCAGCCGGCGGCGCGGGCGGCGGCGGCGTCGTTGCTGGAATCGCCCACCATCAGCGATTGCGCTGGCGCGGTGCCCAGCGCGCGGCAGGCCTCCAGCAGGGGCAGCGGGTCGGGCTTCTTGCGGGCGAAGCTGTCGCCGCCAAAAACCTGGTCAAAGTAGCCTCCCAGCCCCTTGGCCGCCAGCAAGGGCCGCGCAAAGGCAATGGGCTTGTTGGTGACGCAGGCCAGGCGCAGGCCGCGTGCACGCAGCGCCTGCAGGCCTGCCACCGCGCCGGGGTAGACGGTGCTGAACTGCCCGTTGATGCGCAGGTAGGCGGCCTGGTACAGCGGCCAGGCGCGGTCGTACAGGGCTTGCTGGGCCGCCGGGTCGTCGGCAGTGGCGGTATTACACGGCGCGGTCAGCGCGAGCACGGAGCGGATCAGGTGCTCGGAGCCCTTGCCCACGATGCGCTCGATCTGCGCCCGGGTAACCGGCGCGCGGCCCAGGGCGGTGAGCATGTCGCCCAGCGCGGCCTCAAAGTCGCCCAGCGTCTCGACCAGCGTGCCGTCCAGGTCGACTAGGCACGCCTGGATGGCGGGCTGGCCGGCGGCGAACGGGCTGTGGGCGGGCAGAGGGGCGGGGTGGTTCGTATCCATGGACGGTCGGCCAGGCGAGGGCGTTGGGGAAGGGAAAGTGCGGCAAGGCCAAGGCGCGCCAAGCGGTGCGGGCGCGCAGCCATTCTGGCGGCAGGCCGGGGTGCGGCCCCGGATTGTCCGGTAAAGCCGGTGTCCACGGCCACGGCGGGGCGGCGGTGCGGGGGGCGCTAGCGCCACCGGGCAGCGGCGTCGGGCTACAAGCCCAATCCGCCTCCAGCGCCCGTCTGACCTGCGCAAGCAGCTATCAATTTTAAAGCAACGCCTAGATCAGCCCCGCCCGGCCCATGCACCGCTGGCGCCCGCCAACCGCCGCGCCCAACCCGCGCAGCGCGCGCCCACTTGGCGGGCGGGCGCCGCCGTGTAGACTCCCCCGCTTTGACTTTTGGGCGGCATGGCAGGGACGGGACGGACGGGCTTTACCGACGCGGCGCTGGTGCGCCGGCTGGCGCCGTGGATCGGCCCGGCCACGGATGCGCCCGTGGGCTTTCTCGACCAGCTGAGCGCCTGGCTGCGCTGGACGGACGCGCAGCCGCTGTTCGCCGCCCTGCAAGAGCCCATCGCCACCCCGCCCTGCGCCCCGGACGAAGACCCCAGCCCCGACAGCGCCCGTGCCGACAGCCAGGCCGTGCTGAGCCTGCTGACCCGCGCGCTGACCGACGACGCGCCCTGGCGCGAGGCGCCGCGCGCCCAGCGCCGCAGCCTGACTTCCGGGTGGATCAAGCCTTCAGCTGCCGCCGCGCCCGACGCGGTGGCTTTCGACTTTCCCACCTACCGCCGCCACTACGTCGCCCAGCAGCAGCAGATGGAAGACCGCATCGCCCCCTTGCGCGAACGCCTGCGCCGCGTGCTGGCGCTGCAGTCGCCCGAGCTGGCGCGCCTGGCCGCGCTGGACGCGGTGGCCGAACGCCTGCTGGGCGAGCCCGAACGCCGCCTGTTGGCCAGCCTGCCCACGCTGCTGGAAAAGCGCTTTGCCAAGCTGCGCGCAGAAGCCGAGGCGGCAGAGCACGCCACCAGCGACGCCGCGCCGCCCTGGCAGCCCCACTTTCAACACGAGCTGGACGGCCTGCTGCAGGCCGAGCTGGACCTGCGCTGGCAACCGATTGCCGGCCTGCTGGCCGCGCTGCCCGCGCCCGGCCCCTCTGACCCCCTTTCCTGATAGGGCTGGCGCCCACGCGCCGGCCCGTGTGAAGACCCCATGAACCGATTCCTTTCATTTGCCTCGTTCGCGCTGCCCACGCTGGCCGGCCTTGTCGCCGTGCTGTGGGTGGGCGCGGGCTACGCGGGCAGCTACCCGCTGGCGCTGGCCGTCACCGTGCTGATCGGCGCGTTCTTTCTGGTGGGCGTGGCCGAGCTGTACCGCTACCGCCAGGCCACCCAGACGCTGACCGGCGCCCTGGCCGGCTTGAGCGAGCCCGCCTCGCCGCTGGCCGACTGGCTGAGCCAGATCGACCCGGCCCTGCGCCAGCCCGTGCGCCAGCGCGTGGAAGGCGAGCGCGCCGGCCTGCCCGCCCCCAGCCTGACGCCCTACCTGGCCGGCCTGCTGGTGCTGCTGGGTATGCTGGGCACCTTTGCGGGCATGGTCGTCACCCTGCGCGGCACCGGCCAGGCACTGCAAAGCGCAACCGACCTGGCCGCCGTGCGCGCCTCGCTGGCCGCGCCGGTGATGGGGCT
This genomic interval from Ottowia oryzae contains the following:
- a CDS encoding transglutaminase-like domain-containing protein, producing MHIQIGYDIVFQLNSPTTVLGALSVHPSRAGDLLAPEQVVVEPNVPWTSYRDKFDNIITRIDLPAGETQLRLRNSAVVRDSGVPDPVNLNARQHALDELPSDMFRFLLPSRYCEVDSELLQFAWNQFGQTPEGWARVQAICDYVHGHIRFDYMQARANRTALQGWQEGVGVCRDFAHLAVTLCRCMNIPARYATGYLGDIGVPAVPVPMDFSAWFEAYLGGQWWTFDARHNVPRVGRVLMARGRDAADVAIATVFGWHRLDRFDVVTEETPAP
- a CDS encoding succinylglutamate desuccinylase/aspartoacylase family protein, whose product is MPEVGAVQDLLASAVAHPDVLQWHTWASLNPGPALVVLGAVHGNEQSGATAIVRIIHDFQTGRRVLLRGRVTLVPIANPLAFAQNTREGERNLNRRFLPREQPQDYEDRITRQLAPLLAAHDALLDLHSFHTPGVPFAMVGPRNNSGPREPFARAAEEMALARALGAPQVVEGWLEVYDRASQARGEPPDDEGIGTNEYMRSQGGYAVTLESGQHEDPQAVEVAYQAIQGALRHLGLADVPAPAPFTGLATGLKDVVLRESPDDRLARDWRSFDPIRAGELIGVRADGTQVLAPYSGCVLFPYPEAEVGGEWFYLAAPQA
- the gph gene encoding phosphoglycolate phosphatase (PGP is an essential enzyme in the glycolate salvage pathway in higher organisms (photorespiration in plants). Phosphoglycolate results from the oxidase activity of RubisCO in the Calvin cycle when concentrations of carbon dioxide are low relative to oxygen. This enzyme is a member of the Haloacid Dehalogenase (HAD) superfamily of aspartate-nucleophile hydrolase enzymes (PF00702).) yields the protein MDTNHPAPLPAHSPFAAGQPAIQACLVDLDGTLVETLGDFEAALGDMLTALGRAPVTRAQIERIVGKGSEHLIRSVLALTAPCNTATADDPAAQQALYDRAWPLYQAAYLRINGQFSTVYPGAVAGLQALRARGLRLACVTNKPIAFARPLLAAKGLGGYFDQVFGGDSFARKKPDPLPLLEACRALGTAPAQSLMVGDSSNDAAAARAAGCPVVLMTYGYNHGQAVSTVDADGLADSLAQLADRLPAAAPMPHAATGSAQAVASGDASQANA
- a CDS encoding DUF3348 family protein, with product MAGTGRTGFTDAALVRRLAPWIGPATDAPVGFLDQLSAWLRWTDAQPLFAALQEPIATPPCAPDEDPSPDSARADSQAVLSLLTRALTDDAPWREAPRAQRRSLTSGWIKPSAAAAPDAVAFDFPTYRRHYVAQQQQMEDRIAPLRERLRRVLALQSPELARLAALDAVAERLLGEPERRLLASLPTLLEKRFAKLRAEAEAAEHATSDAAPPWQPHFQHELDGLLQAELDLRWQPIAGLLAALPAPGPSDPLS